The Christiangramia salexigens genome includes the window GAGGACGTTGGGATATTTTAAGTTCCCGGCCAGAAGTTATTTGCGATACAGCTCATAACAGAGAAGGACTTGAAATCGTGATGGATCAGTTAAAAGCTGAAAAATTCAATAAGCTCCATATTGTTATGGGTGTAGTGAACGATAAAGACCTGTCAACTATTTTACCTTTATTTCCCAAAAATGCGTTCTATTACTTTTGCAAGCCTGATGTGCCAAGGGGGCTAGACGCTAATAATCTCCAAAAAGAAGCGGCTAAATTTGGTCTGAAAGGGAAAACTTATAATAGTGTTCTGGAAGCCTTCAGGGCAGCCAAAATTACTGCTGATGCTGAGGATCTTATATATATTGGAGGTAGCAATTTTACAGTGGCAGAAGTATTATAATTCCGTGTGTGGATCTTAATCAAATTTGGACTATATTTGTAAATCGCTGTTTTTAAGATGATTATGTTTTAATTTGCTTTTTACTTCATAATTATTTCCCCTGCCTACGTCATGAGTTGATGCTTTAGCTATGAATTAGTATTCACTAAAAATCAACTGAAAATGAAAACAATTTCTAAACTTTTAATTATTGCAATTTTGCTTTCCCTCAGCGGAAATGTGATGAGCCAGGACCAATCTCAGGAGGAATTCACTCCGGTGTATATTACAATGACCAAAACCTATTGGAGTGACGATCCAGACCTTGATCGCTCAGATTGGCTGAAGGTCGAAAAGGAGTATTTTGATAAGGTTACCAAGAAGAATGAGCTTATCATGTCTTCCGGCTTCTATACGCATTATTTCACCGGTGATAATTCTGAAGTATTGCTTGTAAATGTCTATCGTAATTGGGCAGATATTGAAATGGCCAATGAGATTAATCAGGCATTAATCGAAGAGGCCTGGCCAGATGAAAAAGAAAGAAAAGCTTTTTTTGATAAGCAGAGTAGTTATTATAGTGCAGATCACAGTGACGAGATCTATTCTACTATGCGTTATATGATCCCGGAACTGCCAGATAATGGTAAGTCGCGTATATTCTATATAAGAAGTAGTAATCTTGCAATGGATGGGAAAGGCTCTCCTGCAAAATTCAGAGAATATTACGAGAAGGTTACCAAAAAGTCAAAGAATTTAAAAGGTTATTATACTCATAGACATTTATGGGGAGCTAATAGTCGTGAGATGAATGAAGTTTTTGTCTTTGATAAATTGGCAGATATTGAAACATTCTTTGAGGAAGAGCAGGAATTAGTGGCGACTTCCTGGACTGATGAAAAGGAAAGATCTGCTTTCCTGAAAGAAATGGGACTAAATTTTACAGGAAAACATGGAGACTATATTTATAGGAACATACCGGAATTAAGAAAAACCGGAAACTAAAAATCTGGCCCTGAGCTTCTTAGTTTGGGGCCTTTGTTTTAATTAAATACAGGCTTATTTAATTCAAAAAAAATAATTCATTTTTCATCAAATTTGTTTTGTGTAATTGAAAATCTAGTCTATATTTGCATCCGCATTGACGCAAGGGCGCGTAGCTCAGTTGGTTCAGAGCACTTGGTTTACACCCAAGGGGTCAGGGGTTCGAATCCCTTCGCGCCCACAGAATATTGAAAGGCTTCCCAGACGGGAGGCCTTTTTTTATGTCTTAATTTTTAAATAAAATCTTTAATAATTTTACCTGTGGTAATTGATTTTTGATATATTTGCATCCGCATTAACGCACGGGCGCGTAGCTCAGTTGGTTCAGAGCACTTGGTTTACACCCAAGGGGTCAGGGGTTCGAATCCCTTCGCGCCCACAGAATATGGAAAGGCTTCCCAAACGGGAGGCCTTTTTTGTTTTGGACTGTTATAGCCTTTAAATGATTTGACTTATTTTTAATATTGTGTCAATTTATGTACATATCCTTTTCTCAAAAAAACTTGATCGTTATTATATAAGTTCCTTTGGTTTCACAGAAATTAAAAAGGCTTCCATTTAGGAGGTCTTATTTTTTGCTTAAAAATTATCTGATTGTTTTAACTGCCGAATCGGCATTTTGATATATTTGTGAAGCTGAATGGGTGATTAGCTCAGTTGGTTCAGAGCACTACCTTGACAGGGTAGGGGTCACTGGTTCGAATCCAGTATCACTCACGAAATATGCAATAACAGCCTCTTAGAAGATAACTTAAGAGGCTGTTGTGGTTTTATGAAGCTTGTGTCTGTAAAGATTCCAAAACTCTCTCTAAAGCCATGCCTCGCGATCCTTTAATTAAAAAGTAGCAATTCTGAAAATCACTTTCTTTTAAGTGATCTTTTAGGCTTTCTATATTTTTAAATTTGAATATGAAATCATTGCTTGTCGTGGTAGATCTGAAATTTTCACCAAGCAGATAGGTTTCAGAAAAGTTGCTGTTCTCTATAAAATTAACGATTACCTGGTGCTCAGTGGCCGCTGCGCTTCCAAGCTCAAACATATCACCCAGGATAACTATTTTTTGGTGTTTGGTCTTTAAATTTCTAAAATTTTCCAGAGCGGCGATCATGCTTGTGGGATTCGCATTATAAGCATCCATGATGATCTTGTTTGTTCCAGATTCCAGGATCTGAGATCTGTTATTCTTTGGGTGGTACCCTGCAATGGCGTCATGGATCTGATCAAAATCAACTTTGAAATAAAGCCCAATACATAAGGCAGCTGCAATATTCGTTGAATTGTAATCTCCGGTAAGTTGACTATTAAAATCTGTGTGGTTGTAGTTCACCTGAGCATATGGCTTACCTGTTTCATATTTAACCTTAACGTCTGCGAGTCTGCTTACGCCGAAACTAAAAGTGTGGGAGTATTGGTGGTGTTTACGCTGTACTTCGTCATCCATATTAAGGAAGATCATTTTGTGTCTTCCCTGAAGATGCCTGTAAAGTTCTGTTTTGGCTTTTATGACTCCGTCCAAACTACCAAAGCCTTCCAGGTGAGCCTTACCGAAATTGGTTATATAACCATAATCGGGATTGGCGATAGTACAAAGAAAGTCTATTTCCAAAGGGTGGTTTGCGCCCATTTCAACAATTCCGAATTCTGTTTCCTCATCCATACTTAATAATGTAAGAGGAACTCCTATATGGTTATTGAGGTTACCAAGGGTCGCAACGGTTTTAAATCTTCTGGATAGGACGGAATTGATAAGCTCCTTGGTTGTTGTTTTTCCATTGGATCCCGTGATCGCTAGAATAGGAATGCCAAGATAGTTTCTATGGAAAATTGCTAATTGTTGAAGAGTCTTTAGTACATCCTTAACCAGAATGCATCTTAATTTATCGGTAGCATAGGTCTTATCGTCTACTACCACGTAACTTGCGCCTTTTGCCAGTGCTTCTTCGGCGAAGAGGTTACCATTAAAGTTATCACCCTTAAGGGCGAAAAACATGCAATTTTTTCTAATCTTTCTGGTGTCTGTGCTTACACCGGAACATAATAGATACTTTTGGTGGAGTTGAGCTGTATTCATAAAATAAAACTATAAAAAAAGCCCTAAACTAGTTAGGGCTTTAAGTAATATTTATGTGAAGCAATTTATTTACTTCTCGCAGTTTTATTTTTATCAAGTGATTTTGATCCTACACGAGACATAGCGTTTCTAAATCCGATATAATCAGTTGCCATATCCTGCGGGAAGAATCTTCTTTGTGCAGGGTCTAACCAGTAAGCTCGGTCTCTCCAGCTTCCTCCTTTATAAACTCTTACTTCATTACTTATAAGAGTTGTTCTTTTTTCTTTGTCATAACCTCTCTCTTCTATCTTGGAAGTGCTATCGCTATAAGCATAGTTCTTATAGGTCGGCGAGTTGTACATCCTTTTTGAAGGGTCATCTTCAGTTTCCTGGAAAGGCTGATAATATCTGCTTGAGCTTTTATCGCCATCACGGAAGTCTCTTTGGTCGCTTTCTGTAAAGTTAGTTCTCATATAAGTATCTTCCTTAGTCATTGCTACCTGTGCAATTTCTCCCGGTAGATTTCTTGCTACGAGTTTTCCGTTGCTTAAAGTATCGTATACGATATCATCAGTGCCAACGATCTTTACAGTTCCATCTTCATTTATTGCGTGTTTTGTGTAAACGTTACCACGGTAATAGTTGAAGTCGTTGAATTCATCATCTACGATAGGTCTGTAAACATCCGCTACCCATTCAGAAACGTTACCTGCCATATCATACAAGCCAAAATCGTTAGGCTCGTAAGATTTTACTTCAGCAGTAATATCTGCACCGTCATCACTCCATCCTGCGATACCTCCGTAATCACCATCTCCTTGTTTGAAGTTGGCTAACTGATCACCCATTTTCTTAACATTACCATTTCTGGTGTATTGTCCATCCCATGGGTATTTCTTTCTACCACGGTAAGCATTATAATTTCGGATTCCAACCAGACCTAAAGCTGCGTATTCCCATTCAGCCTCAGTTGGAAGTCTGTATTCAGGATAGATAAGTCCACTTTCTCTTCCCGGATATACCTTTTTTATAGGATTACCAGCTTCATTTGTGTTCTCTAACCTGTCCTGAGATTTTTTTCCACCCTGGCTAATTTCGGTATTCCCGCCATAAGCTTTGCTTGGTGAATTAATATAAGTGTCGGTGCTAAAAGTGGAAGAAGCGCTGGCATCAGTTATGTGTGCACCTTCCTTGATAAAACCTTCCTCTTCAAGTCTGTACTCATTAACCCTGTCTGTTCTCCACTTACTGAATTCAACAGCCTGGATCCAGCTAACACCAACTACAGGATATTCTGCATAAGCTGGGTGACGAAGATAATTAGTGACCATTGTCTCATTGTAGCCTAAGCGGTTTCTCCATACTAATGTATCGGGAAGAGCGCCGGTATAAATGTTCTTGTAGTTTTCTTCTGATGGAGGAAAGACCCTTCTTATCCAGTCAAGGTATTCCAGGTACATCTTATTGGTAACTTCGGTTTCATCCATATAGAATGACTGAATATGCTGTTGAGTTGGAGTGTTGTTCCAATCGTGCATAGGATCATCCTGAACGCGGCCCATAGTGTAGGTCCCGCCTTCTACAAATACAAGTCCGGGAGCTGCCTCCTGTTCTTTGAAATCTGTATTATACTGAAAACCGCCATCCTTGGAATTAATATCCCAACCGGTAGCGCGCGAAGTGTTTTTGTAATTATTGGAGTTATTACAGCTTAGTAAGCTAGCGCCGCAAACTACAGCAATAACGGCTTTTAAAGCTACATTCAATCTCATAGTATTCCCTTCTTTATGATAGAAATTTAGGCCTTGCAATATACTAATTAACGCTAAATGTACAAGATTATTTTATTTATTCTAAAACCTTTTAAAATAGTATAACTATCTGATATGCTTTATGATAACTTAATTTTGTTTAATAGGCTTTTAAGTGCCTGAGGGCTTTCTACTTATGACGTAGAATCTTGTTTAAAGATAATTTGAGAAATAGGTGTTTCGTCGTAAAAATTAACATTTTAACGCTTTAACGCAATATTGAAGAAATTTTTCAGTTATAGAAGTTAGCCTGATTTAGTCTACTTGTTCTTATAGGATTATATGCGGTTTTAAGAAAGCTTTTCATAGTTTGTTTCTTTCTTAACAGGATTATTACTATATATTTGTTTTATCAGTAACTACGATAATGAAAAAAATTACATTCTTTTTATTAGGGGCAATCTTGTTTGCCGACTTTTCGCTTTTTGCACAGGAGTCCAGAGATAGAGTTATTACTACAGCTGTACCATTTCTTCTTGTTGCAGCCGATGCGCGCGCTGCTGGAATGGGAGATCAGGGGGTGGCAACTTCTGCCGATGTGTTTTCTCAGCAATGGAATCCTGCAAAATATGTCTTTTCCAAGCATGAAAATGGCGTAGCGGTATCTTATACTCCTTATTTGAGCGAAATCGTTAATGATATCTTTTTAGGAAGCTTAAATTATTACCATAGAATTGATGAGCGGAGTGCGGTTGCATCCAGTTTAAGATACTTTAGCCTTGGATCTATCGAAACCAGAGGGACTTTTGAAGAAACTCCTATTTTGGTAAATCCTAATGAGCTAACTTTTGATGTTTCCTATGCTTTGAAGTTGAGTGAGACATTTTCTATGGCGGTTGCTGGTAGATATTTAAGATCAGATCTTGGGCTTCAGGATAATGAGGATCTTGGTGCTGCTTCGACTTTTGGAGTTGATGTAGCTGCATTTTACCAAAGTGAGCAGTTGACTCTTAGTGGTTTTGATGGTAGATGGAGATTAGGAGCGAACATAGCCAATGTTGGTCCAAAAATGAAGTACGACGATGCCGGCCAGGAAAATTTTATACCAACCAACCTGAAATTAGGAGGTGGTTTTGATTTTATATTTGATGCTCAGAATAAATTGGGTACTTATGTAGAGTTTAATAAACTTTTGGTTCCTACTCCTCAGGATTTTGATGGTGATGGGGATATAGATGCTGAAGATGATCAGGAATATAATAGTATAGGATCAATAGAAGGGGTGTTTAAATCATTTGGAGATGCTCCCGATGGTTTTTCTGAAGAAATAAAGGAGTTTACCTGGGCTTTAGGTGCCGAGTATTGGTATCAGGATAAATTTGCCCTAAGAGCCGGGTATTTTAATGAAAGTGAAGATAAAGGATTTAGAAGATTCTTTTCTCTTGGTGCCGGATTCGCTTACGAATCTGTGATCATTGATGCCTCATATTTATTCTCAACTTCATCTGTTCCAAGTCCGTTGGAAGGTACTCTGAGGTTTGGGCTTAGCTTTAATTTTGGTGATAGTTACGCTAACTAAGTCGATTAAATACTAATCCAGATATAATAGGGTTTGAAACTACACGGGTTTCTATTACCTTGTGTGCCCAATTTTATAATATGAAACCACTTACTATAACTTCGCAACTTGAAGTTTACGAATCGCTTGAAGATGTTCCTCAGGATGTTCAGGAGCTTATGGAAGCAGCGATTAAAGTTAGAAATTCTGCATATGCGCCATATTCCAATTTTAAAGTTGGAGCGGCAATGATTCTTGATAATAATGAGGTCGTTGTGGGTAGCAATCAGGAAAATGCTTCCTATCCCTCGGGGCTTTGTGCTGAAAGAACTGCCGTTTATTCCGCAGGGGCGAGATTTCCCGATAATGATATACTCAAAATTGCAATTACTGCTAAATCCATGCATCATCAGGTGGTTACTCCGGTTCCTCCTTGTGGAGCTTGCAGGCAGGCCTTGGTTGAATACGAGATCAAGCAAAAGAAAGCCATTGAACTGTATTTTATGGGGGAGAGCGGACAAGTTGTAAAAGCAGCCTCAGTAAGAGAGTTGCTGCCTCTTGTATTTGATAATTCCTGTCTATAAGGTTTTCGTGATTTTTTGGCCTAAAACTGTTTTCGTTTCTTGCTGAAAATAGTATTTTTGTTCTCCGCTTGGCAAAACCAATCTGTCTGGCCTTTTAAATAAAGAATTTAGATGAAGAAAATTACAAAAGCCACATACTTAAAGTGGTACGAGGATATGCTGTTCTGGCGTAAATTTGAAGACAAACTTGCGCAGGTTTATATTCAGCAGAAAGTAAGAGGATTTTTGCATTTATATAATGGTCAGGAAGCCATTTTGGCTGGAGCACTTCATGCGATGGATCTTGAAAAAGACCGTATGATCACTGCTTATCGTAACCACGTACAGCCTATTGGAATGGGAGTAGATCCTAAAAAGGTGATGGCTGAATTGTATGGTAAAAAGACCGGAACTTCTATGGGTCTTGGAGGGTCTATGCATATTTTTGCTAAGGAACATAGATTCTACGGAGGTCATGGAATTGTAGGAGGGCAGATCCCTCTGGGTGCCGGACTTGCATTTGCCGATAAATATCACAAAAGAGATTCTGTTACACTTACCTTTATGGGAGATGGAGCGGTAAGACAGGGTTCTGTACACGAAACCCTTAATATGGCGGTGAACTGGAATCTTCCGGTTGTTTTCTGTGTAGAGAACAACGGTTATGCAATGGGTACTTCTGTTGCAAGAACATCAAAGGATACTGAGATCTGGAAGCTTGGTAATGGATATGAAATGCCATGTGGTCCTGTAGATGCCATGGATCCTATCAAGGTTGCCGAAGCTTTTGACGAGGCAATTACGCGTGCCAGAAAAGGAAACGGACCAACTTTCCTTGAATTAAAGACTTATAGATATAGAGGTCACTCAATGAGTGATGCTCAAAAATATCGTACGAAAGAAGAAGTTGCAGATTATCAGAAACTTGATCCAATTACCAAAGTATTGGATGTGATCAAGGAGAAAAAGTATGCTTCAGATAAAGAGATCAAGGAAATTAACAAACGAGTTAAAGATAAGGTTGCGGAATGTGAAAAGTTCGCAGACGAATCAGATTTCCCTGATAAGAATGTAATGTATGACGTTGTTTACGAACAGGAGAACTATCCTTTTCTACCACATAAATTAGACTAGAATTATGGCAGAAGTTATCAAA containing:
- the pdhA gene encoding pyruvate dehydrogenase (acetyl-transferring) E1 component subunit alpha produces the protein MKKITKATYLKWYEDMLFWRKFEDKLAQVYIQQKVRGFLHLYNGQEAILAGALHAMDLEKDRMITAYRNHVQPIGMGVDPKKVMAELYGKKTGTSMGLGGSMHIFAKEHRFYGGHGIVGGQIPLGAGLAFADKYHKRDSVTLTFMGDGAVRQGSVHETLNMAVNWNLPVVFCVENNGYAMGTSVARTSKDTEIWKLGNGYEMPCGPVDAMDPIKVAEAFDEAITRARKGNGPTFLELKTYRYRGHSMSDAQKYRTKEEVADYQKLDPITKVLDVIKEKKYASDKEIKEINKRVKDKVAECEKFADESDFPDKNVMYDVVYEQENYPFLPHKLD
- the porV gene encoding type IX secretion system outer membrane channel protein PorV; translation: MKKITFFLLGAILFADFSLFAQESRDRVITTAVPFLLVAADARAAGMGDQGVATSADVFSQQWNPAKYVFSKHENGVAVSYTPYLSEIVNDIFLGSLNYYHRIDERSAVASSLRYFSLGSIETRGTFEETPILVNPNELTFDVSYALKLSETFSMAVAGRYLRSDLGLQDNEDLGAASTFGVDVAAFYQSEQLTLSGFDGRWRLGANIANVGPKMKYDDAGQENFIPTNLKLGGGFDFIFDAQNKLGTYVEFNKLLVPTPQDFDGDGDIDAEDDQEYNSIGSIEGVFKSFGDAPDGFSEEIKEFTWALGAEYWYQDKFALRAGYFNESEDKGFRRFFSLGAGFAYESVIIDASYLFSTSSVPSPLEGTLRFGLSFNFGDSYAN
- a CDS encoding UDP-N-acetylmuramoyl-tripeptide--D-alanyl-D-alanine ligase codes for the protein MNTAQLHQKYLLCSGVSTDTRKIRKNCMFFALKGDNFNGNLFAEEALAKGASYVVVDDKTYATDKLRCILVKDVLKTLQQLAIFHRNYLGIPILAITGSNGKTTTKELINSVLSRRFKTVATLGNLNNHIGVPLTLLSMDEETEFGIVEMGANHPLEIDFLCTIANPDYGYITNFGKAHLEGFGSLDGVIKAKTELYRHLQGRHKMIFLNMDDEVQRKHHQYSHTFSFGVSRLADVKVKYETGKPYAQVNYNHTDFNSQLTGDYNSTNIAAALCIGLYFKVDFDQIHDAIAGYHPKNNRSQILESGTNKIIMDAYNANPTSMIAALENFRNLKTKHQKIVILGDMFELGSAAATEHQVIVNFIENSNFSETYLLGENFRSTTTSNDFIFKFKNIESLKDHLKESDFQNCYFLIKGSRGMALERVLESLQTQAS
- the cdd gene encoding cytidine deaminase; this translates as MKPLTITSQLEVYESLEDVPQDVQELMEAAIKVRNSAYAPYSNFKVGAAMILDNNEVVVGSNQENASYPSGLCAERTAVYSAGARFPDNDILKIAITAKSMHHQVVTPVPPCGACRQALVEYEIKQKKAIELYFMGESGQVVKAASVRELLPLVFDNSCL
- the gldJ gene encoding gliding motility lipoprotein GldJ, translating into MRLNVALKAVIAVVCGASLLSCNNSNNYKNTSRATGWDINSKDGGFQYNTDFKEQEAAPGLVFVEGGTYTMGRVQDDPMHDWNNTPTQQHIQSFYMDETEVTNKMYLEYLDWIRRVFPPSEENYKNIYTGALPDTLVWRNRLGYNETMVTNYLRHPAYAEYPVVGVSWIQAVEFSKWRTDRVNEYRLEEEGFIKEGAHITDASASSTFSTDTYINSPSKAYGGNTEISQGGKKSQDRLENTNEAGNPIKKVYPGRESGLIYPEYRLPTEAEWEYAALGLVGIRNYNAYRGRKKYPWDGQYTRNGNVKKMGDQLANFKQGDGDYGGIAGWSDDGADITAEVKSYEPNDFGLYDMAGNVSEWVADVYRPIVDDEFNDFNYYRGNVYTKHAINEDGTVKIVGTDDIVYDTLSNGKLVARNLPGEIAQVAMTKEDTYMRTNFTESDQRDFRDGDKSSSRYYQPFQETEDDPSKRMYNSPTYKNYAYSDSTSKIEERGYDKEKRTTLISNEVRVYKGGSWRDRAYWLDPAQRRFFPQDMATDYIGFRNAMSRVGSKSLDKNKTARSK